In a single window of the Candidatus Cloacimonadota bacterium genome:
- a CDS encoding response regulator gives MKNKHVMLIDDNRFTLNIVGKALEMNGFPTRKFNDPKEAVAAYDPQIIAVVVTDYLMPSLNGLEVMHQIRQQKSDADIIVYSGIPNEEMIQIVKENNAHFFDKPLNFELLIKKIENIFAKNKEEKCVGN, from the coding sequence ATGAAAAATAAGCATGTAATGTTAATTGATGATAACAGATTCACTTTGAATATTGTTGGCAAGGCTTTGGAAATGAACGGATTTCCCACCCGGAAGTTCAATGATCCGAAAGAAGCAGTAGCAGCCTACGATCCTCAGATTATTGCTGTTGTTGTAACGGATTATCTGATGCCTTCCCTGAATGGTTTGGAAGTGATGCATCAAATTCGTCAGCAGAAATCCGATGCTGATATCATCGTTTATTCCGGCATTCCCAATGAAGAAATGATCCAGATTGTAAAAGAAAATAATGCTCATTTCTTCGATAAACCGCTCAATTTTGAGCTGTTGATAAAAAAAATAGAAAACATTTTTGCAAAAAACAAGGAGGAAAAATGTGTAGGAAATTAG
- a CDS encoding NAD(P)H-dependent glycerol-3-phosphate dehydrogenase, whose protein sequence is MEKEINGKVIIIGSGNWGTTLALVLSQKRPVYLWTINKAEADMINKSNESQFLPGIKLPENINVEEKFSRSIQPDDIVITAIPSSKMDILMTEFKNNNIEECIILNASKGVQHSTLMTVGQIINEKLPKAKYANLSGPTIARELAEGIPAKAVLASRDIAVLFHLQSELDNDLLKFEFSRDVKGVELAAAMKGLIAMAVGIADGLGFKTNVFGLIMTYGVHEFVTVMKFLGVYHKTAYSIAGMGDLITTCISENSRNRKFGRLLAQGYSRDEALKEVGMVVEGVSMAKTIIKLAKFNLSIPLISCVTRIIFEDVKDVRKELLDTLNSIAG, encoded by the coding sequence ATGGAAAAAGAAATTAACGGTAAAGTTATCATAATCGGTTCCGGAAATTGGGGAACAACGCTCGCCCTTGTTCTTTCTCAAAAGCGACCGGTTTATCTTTGGACGATCAATAAAGCCGAAGCTGATATGATCAATAAATCAAATGAATCTCAATTTTTACCCGGCATTAAATTACCAGAAAATATAAATGTGGAAGAAAAATTTTCCCGTTCCATCCAGCCGGATGATATCGTCATTACAGCGATCCCTTCCAGTAAAATGGATATTTTGATGACGGAATTTAAAAACAACAATATAGAAGAATGCATTATTTTAAATGCTTCCAAAGGTGTTCAGCATTCCACTTTGATGACAGTTGGCCAGATAATCAATGAAAAACTTCCCAAAGCAAAATATGCCAATCTTTCCGGACCTACAATTGCTCGAGAACTGGCAGAAGGAATTCCGGCTAAAGCAGTTCTGGCTTCTCGTGATATTGCTGTACTTTTTCATCTGCAAAGTGAACTTGATAACGATCTACTCAAATTTGAATTCAGCCGCGATGTGAAAGGTGTAGAATTAGCTGCAGCCATGAAAGGATTAATTGCCATGGCAGTAGGAATTGCAGACGGACTGGGCTTTAAAACCAACGTTTTTGGTTTGATCATGACATACGGTGTGCACGAATTTGTAACTGTGATGAAGTTTCTGGGTGTTTATCACAAAACCGCTTACAGCATTGCCGGGATGGGAGATCTTATCACGACCTGCATTTCAGAAAACAGTAGGAACAGGAAATTCGGTAGACTTCTGGCTCAAGGTTATTCTCGTGATGAAGCATTAAAAGAGGTAGGCATGGTTGTAGAAGGTGTTTCGATGGCAAAAACGATCATCAAACTGGCAAAATTCAATCTTTCCATTCCGCTGATTTCCTGCGTAACCCGCATCATTTTTGAAGATGTGAAAGACGTGAGGAAAGAACTTCTGGATACATTGAATTCGATTGCAGGATAA
- a CDS encoding T9SS type A sorting domain-containing protein, with protein MCRKLVVLFVMVMTSLLLWSQVSNWAGYTYPYNMLCMHESDDTLLFGSPLSMLSIDKVTGENVTLNSTNYPIDTNYINCISEDDQGNIWFGHVHDLFFGGENCGGITVMHPDGTTTNYNMANSEIRGHLISDIEFDDNGLVWISYGYRSDEMGGISSFDPDTNQWQHYNKSNSALNANSVMSLLKDSNGIIWAAVGPDYDEQLYTSTGGGICKLDSAGWEMFDDEICPPPAGYTENEEWDVMNIAEDSQGNLWFGLGGNVACDTGSYGLYKYDGNSFVFYQAPSPLDFYWFVSVTSDDKIWVSSYINAVGCFSEGSWEVYSDEFYGCFIQKIFTTSENEVWVSKYSGGLYYLQNGSFVEYEYSDDDCPITYNSFWDIAATDQGEMYFGTGWYPFGGTNPAENALISNTYGSWDSWGYDTFQTYLVNDIKPKSNGNIYVATGVDNDQACSIYNMYGGVAIKENGSWTIHNTYTSGYPFLSAQCVDVDLNGNIWAGSLNGLAMYDGFSWTEYTHDNSPLYSSWITDVMFVPGTSLLWISTGAGVFRVDVSDINNLQWESFLPNNSNLTTGLLTSLFLDSNNTIWAGSEVGLFSFENEEWISHNSQIGEIAITKMTEDEYGRFWIGTNGNGVIMWDGDETEVIDMENSCLVSNLVTAIGTDGMGTLWLSSNNGGLYSCQYSATGIDHSQIVSHQQIEHNNYPNPFNPETRIEFSLPTAGKVDVDIFNLKGQKVTSLLHSELNTGNHQILWNGTDEYGKAVSSGTYFYRIKFDHQTYSRKMVLLK; from the coding sequence ATGTGTAGGAAATTAGTAGTTTTATTTGTAATGGTGATGACTTCATTACTGTTGTGGTCACAGGTTAGTAACTGGGCTGGTTATACTTATCCTTATAATATGTTGTGCATGCACGAAAGTGATGACACACTTCTATTTGGCAGTCCGCTTAGTATGTTATCTATCGATAAAGTAACCGGAGAAAATGTTACTTTGAATTCAACAAATTATCCAATCGACACAAACTACATCAATTGTATCAGTGAAGATGATCAGGGAAATATCTGGTTCGGTCATGTTCACGATTTGTTTTTTGGTGGAGAAAATTGTGGTGGTATCACAGTTATGCATCCAGATGGAACAACCACAAACTACAACATGGCAAATTCAGAAATCCGCGGTCATTTGATTTCCGATATAGAATTTGATGATAATGGTCTTGTCTGGATTTCTTATGGATATCGCTCAGATGAAATGGGTGGTATTTCCAGTTTTGATCCCGATACAAACCAATGGCAGCATTATAATAAATCCAATTCTGCTTTGAATGCAAACTCTGTTATGTCTCTGCTGAAAGATTCCAACGGAATTATCTGGGCTGCTGTAGGACCGGATTACGACGAACAACTTTACACCAGTACAGGTGGAGGAATTTGTAAATTGGATTCTGCCGGCTGGGAAATGTTCGATGATGAAATCTGTCCACCTCCTGCCGGATATACAGAAAACGAGGAATGGGATGTAATGAACATCGCCGAAGACAGTCAGGGAAATCTCTGGTTTGGTTTGGGTGGAAACGTAGCCTGCGATACAGGAAGTTATGGCTTGTATAAATATGATGGTAACAGTTTTGTATTTTATCAAGCTCCTTCCCCTCTGGATTTTTACTGGTTTGTTTCGGTTACCAGCGATGATAAAATCTGGGTTAGCTCCTACATCAATGCTGTTGGTTGTTTTTCGGAAGGCAGTTGGGAAGTTTATTCCGATGAATTTTATGGTTGTTTTATACAGAAAATATTCACGACTTCCGAAAACGAAGTTTGGGTTTCTAAATATTCTGGTGGACTTTACTATTTACAAAACGGCAGTTTTGTGGAATATGAATACAGTGACGATGATTGTCCTATTACTTATAATAGTTTCTGGGATATTGCTGCCACCGATCAAGGAGAAATGTATTTCGGCACCGGCTGGTATCCATTTGGTGGTACAAATCCAGCCGAAAATGCTCTCATCAGCAATACTTATGGTTCCTGGGACAGCTGGGGATACGACACATTCCAAACCTACCTGGTGAACGATATAAAACCAAAATCAAATGGCAATATCTATGTGGCAACTGGTGTGGATAATGATCAAGCCTGTTCCATTTACAATATGTACGGCGGCGTTGCCATTAAAGAAAACGGCAGTTGGACAATTCACAATACCTATACCTCCGGCTATCCATTTCTTTCTGCTCAATGTGTAGATGTAGATTTGAACGGAAACATTTGGGCGGGTAGTTTGAACGGCCTGGCAATGTATGATGGATTCAGCTGGACAGAATACACACATGATAATTCTCCCTTATACAGCAGCTGGATTACAGATGTTATGTTCGTTCCGGGAACTTCACTTCTCTGGATTTCTACCGGAGCCGGCGTTTTTCGAGTTGATGTTTCAGATATAAACAATCTGCAATGGGAAAGCTTTTTGCCCAATAACAGCAACTTAACAACAGGACTACTGACCAGTTTATTCTTAGACAGCAACAACACGATCTGGGCAGGCAGCGAAGTTGGCTTGTTCAGCTTTGAAAATGAAGAGTGGATTTCTCATAATTCCCAAATAGGTGAAATTGCCATCACAAAAATGACTGAAGATGAATATGGCAGATTCTGGATAGGAACAAACGGAAACGGTGTAATAATGTGGGATGGCGATGAAACAGAAGTTATCGATATGGAAAATTCCTGCTTGGTTTCCAATCTTGTAACAGCAATTGGTACTGATGGGATGGGAACTTTATGGTTAAGCTCTAATAATGGAGGACTGTATAGTTGTCAGTATTCTGCAACAGGAATTGATCATTCTCAGATCGTTTCTCATCAACAGATAGAACATAATAATTATCCCAATCCTTTCAATCCGGAAACCAGAATTGAGTTTTCACTTCCGACAGCCGGAAAAGTAGATGTGGATATCTTTAATTTAAAAGGTCAGAAAGTAACCAGCTTACTGCATTCTGAACTTAACACTGGCAATCATCAGATTTTATGGAATGGTACCGACGAATATGGAAAAGCAGTTTCATCCGGAACTTATTTCTATCGAATTAAATTCGACCATCAAACATACAGCCGCAAAATGGTGCTTTTAAAATAA
- a CDS encoding T9SS type A sorting domain-containing protein, translated as MNFRNLILMSILICSISFLSGLNFMEDWESGDFTTNNWTFQNNDPGNWTIYPSMGNPGSSARFGANPPLMNYEYVLISQEFDASQLTQVMLDYDIKSMFMMAGTNQMSIEVRPVGGDWTSLVTYDSAIPAVGDWQHDEFDISQYAAGTNFQIGFRTTGINSFDFMFWNIDNIHVSDGSVPAVTMPFIENWISGDFAANNWTFDPEQGNWAIGVLSNDYFNIAEFGFGDQLDYSYALVSPQIDATNSSTITLDYELFAQHYDVTGLEHFAVEVFDCTNWIEIANYDNSNSGFDWIQESFDITNLVAGQVFQVRFRAYGADAFSIDWWWLDNILINDGSALPSAGVYGHVINSDDMSAITDAVVQIDGIGQITSNEGGFGSSDYGFDFDDVGPGNYELMVTAPGFQPASELIVLSNGDDLEFSFFLNPIIDNPAPSFLNANVISLDEVELNWPQCEDDPTVEFCYDDSVAEEFLNFQSTTTSQIVASRFIPDQPLNLKYLSYFIDFGTSIPAADDAVMKCYLVGDNIGQPDLNNIIAGPVEIVNLPNDPASDPVWIDVPVNALLNNGQVVYACLEWCQDDISADYFDLGCDTSDPDGMSFVTFDDGNNWQPFNGTDAKDAMIRLGTHCNNPVVLGYNLYRNNSLVNSTPLPVCSYLDSGLAQGIYSYQSSTVYPDGESALTDSVTVEVGYLNPPEITFASLLLEPELHIRISWSDPFESRDLLGFNIFRDGIQLNSQIISGFPNMYEDFDLTNIETYQYTVQSVFDEGVSALSDPAEVLVLFPPENAYGLPVDDHAELYWSEPQLPAGADLVGYNVYRWDELQNPTPITETQYIDTNVQIGEEFGYNIKAVYQQGESINSSSVYIVIGEDVMPPAANLCADVENQNVHLAWDRPVDTGDWFSWDDISIGGAFGDNGDTFLAAVKYDEWDLIDFNSHQIALIGFYPLEDADYTVKIWTNDPFMPGQWMLNEEQILDSVVPGEWNYVDIFDIFNMQSSSQFIIGIECSNYTSAPLAYDEGPAANDKADLIGEIDNWQHLSTDYNIDANWKIRAFFEYLQPFDRTKDNLLYGDYIVDSYNIYRDGILVAEIPEIESEYIDENLQAGSYTYSITTVYEVMNAAYLESEATDPVQVEIIEQLLPPANLQIDETTAHLTWNEPSLSRSSRNERELENYNIYLDDVMVGTTSENYWYFYDLISGTNYTAGIEAVYTSGISPMVTIDFVYNGTGNDDLINIKTELKGNYPNPFNPTTNINFSLSAEQKIVLEIYDIRGKKVSTLLQDNLEAGNHSVIWNGYDSNNKKVASGIYFYKMKTLNYTSTKKMILLK; from the coding sequence ATGAACTTTAGAAATTTAATTTTAATGAGTATATTAATCTGCTCAATTAGTTTTTTGAGTGGTCTCAATTTTATGGAAGATTGGGAATCGGGAGATTTCACGACAAATAACTGGACCTTCCAGAACAACGATCCTGGAAACTGGACAATTTATCCCAGCATGGGAAATCCTGGCAGCAGTGCCCGATTCGGTGCAAATCCACCTTTGATGAATTATGAATATGTACTGATCAGTCAGGAATTTGATGCTTCTCAACTGACGCAGGTTATGCTGGATTATGACATCAAATCCATGTTCATGATGGCTGGAACAAATCAGATGAGTATCGAAGTTCGGCCGGTTGGTGGAGATTGGACAAGCCTGGTAACTTATGATTCTGCCATTCCGGCAGTTGGTGATTGGCAGCATGATGAATTTGATATATCTCAATATGCAGCTGGCACAAACTTTCAAATTGGTTTTAGAACAACCGGAATTAACTCATTCGATTTCATGTTCTGGAACATCGATAATATACATGTTTCGGATGGCAGCGTACCAGCAGTAACGATGCCTTTTATCGAAAACTGGATAAGCGGAGATTTTGCCGCTAATAACTGGACTTTCGATCCTGAACAGGGTAACTGGGCGATTGGTGTTTTGAGCAATGATTATTTCAATATCGCCGAATTTGGTTTTGGCGATCAACTGGATTATTCTTATGCTTTGGTCAGCCCGCAAATTGATGCTACAAATAGTTCTACAATAACACTTGATTATGAATTATTTGCACAACATTATGACGTAACTGGTTTAGAACATTTTGCCGTAGAAGTATTTGATTGTACAAATTGGATTGAAATAGCCAATTATGATAATAGTAACAGCGGATTTGATTGGATACAGGAAAGTTTTGACATTACAAATTTGGTAGCGGGACAAGTTTTTCAAGTTCGTTTCAGAGCTTATGGTGCAGATGCTTTCAGCATCGATTGGTGGTGGCTGGATAACATTTTGATCAATGATGGCTCTGCCTTGCCTTCTGCCGGTGTTTATGGGCATGTGATAAATAGTGATGATATGTCTGCAATTACAGATGCTGTGGTTCAAATAGATGGAATCGGACAGATCACAAGCAATGAAGGCGGATTTGGCAGCAGTGATTACGGCTTCGATTTTGATGATGTAGGACCGGGAAATTATGAACTGATGGTAACTGCTCCGGGATTTCAACCGGCAAGTGAATTGATCGTATTATCAAATGGTGATGATCTGGAATTTTCATTTTTCCTCAATCCCATCATCGATAATCCTGCTCCTTCTTTTTTGAATGCAAATGTTATAAGCCTGGATGAAGTGGAGCTGAATTGGCCGCAGTGTGAAGATGATCCAACAGTAGAATTTTGTTATGATGACAGTGTTGCCGAAGAATTCCTGAATTTTCAATCTACAACAACTTCACAAATCGTGGCCAGCAGATTTATTCCTGATCAACCACTCAATCTTAAATACCTCTCATATTTCATTGATTTTGGGACCAGCATTCCTGCCGCTGATGATGCAGTAATGAAATGCTATCTGGTTGGTGATAACATTGGACAACCAGACCTGAATAATATTATTGCAGGACCAGTAGAAATTGTAAATCTTCCCAACGATCCGGCCAGTGATCCTGTCTGGATTGATGTTCCTGTTAATGCTCTCTTGAATAATGGTCAAGTTGTATATGCCTGTCTGGAATGGTGTCAGGATGACATTTCGGCAGATTATTTTGATTTGGGTTGCGATACCAGCGATCCTGATGGAATGTCTTTTGTTACGTTTGATGATGGTAACAACTGGCAGCCGTTCAACGGCACAGATGCCAAGGATGCTATGATCAGACTGGGAACTCATTGCAATAATCCTGTCGTTTTAGGATACAATCTGTATAGAAATAATTCACTGGTTAATTCTACACCTTTGCCAGTTTGTTCCTATCTTGATTCTGGTTTAGCTCAGGGAATTTATTCCTATCAGTCAAGCACGGTTTACCCCGATGGCGAATCTGCTCTTACCGATAGTGTGACCGTAGAAGTAGGCTATTTGAATCCACCAGAAATAACCTTTGCCTCTTTGCTGCTGGAGCCTGAACTGCATATCAGAATCAGTTGGTCTGATCCTTTTGAATCTCGCGATCTGCTGGGATTTAATATTTTTCGGGATGGAATTCAGTTAAATTCTCAAATCATCAGCGGATTTCCCAACATGTACGAAGATTTTGACCTCACCAACATCGAAACATATCAATACACAGTTCAAAGTGTGTTTGATGAAGGAGTATCGGCTTTATCCGATCCAGCTGAAGTTTTGGTGCTTTTCCCGCCGGAAAATGCCTATGGATTACCTGTCGATGATCATGCTGAACTCTACTGGTCAGAACCACAATTGCCGGCGGGAGCTGATCTGGTTGGTTACAATGTTTATCGCTGGGATGAATTGCAAAATCCCACTCCTATTACCGAAACTCAATACATTGATACAAACGTTCAAATAGGAGAAGAATTTGGCTATAATATAAAAGCAGTTTATCAACAAGGTGAATCGATAAATTCTTCTTCCGTGTATATTGTGATCGGAGAGGATGTGATGCCTCCGGCTGCAAATCTTTGTGCCGATGTGGAAAATCAGAATGTTCATCTCGCCTGGGATAGACCCGTAGATACCGGCGACTGGTTCAGTTGGGATGATATTTCTATTGGCGGAGCTTTTGGTGATAATGGTGATACTTTTCTGGCAGCAGTTAAATACGATGAGTGGGATTTGATCGATTTTAATAGTCATCAAATAGCATTGATCGGTTTTTATCCGTTGGAAGATGCTGATTATACTGTAAAAATCTGGACGAATGATCCTTTCATGCCGGGTCAATGGATGTTGAATGAAGAGCAAATTCTGGATTCTGTAGTTCCGGGAGAATGGAATTACGTGGATATTTTTGATATTTTCAATATGCAGTCCAGTTCTCAATTTATCATTGGAATTGAATGTTCCAATTATACTTCTGCACCTTTGGCTTATGATGAAGGTCCCGCTGCCAATGATAAGGCTGATCTGATCGGTGAAATAGATAACTGGCAGCATCTCAGCACAGATTATAACATCGATGCTAATTGGAAAATAAGAGCTTTCTTTGAATATCTGCAACCTTTCGATCGCACAAAAGATAACCTTCTGTATGGCGATTATATTGTAGATAGTTACAACATCTATCGTGATGGAATTTTGGTAGCTGAAATACCGGAAATCGAATCCGAATATATTGATGAAAATCTGCAGGCTGGATCTTACACTTACAGCATTACGACAGTTTATGAGGTGATGAATGCAGCTTATTTGGAATCTGAAGCAACAGATCCTGTACAGGTAGAAATCATTGAACAATTGCTCCCACCTGCAAATCTGCAGATCGACGAGACTACAGCTCATTTAACATGGAACGAACCATCTCTTAGTAGATCAAGCAGAAATGAACGTGAACTGGAAAATTACAATATCTATTTAGATGATGTAATGGTAGGAACAACCTCCGAAAATTACTGGTATTTTTACGATCTAATTTCTGGAACAAATTACACCGCAGGAATAGAAGCTGTTTACACATCTGGCATATCTCCGATGGTTACAATAGATTTTGTTTATAATGGAACTGGTAATGATGATCTTATCAACATCAAAACGGAATTAAAGGGAAATTATCCTAATCCATTTAATCCAACAACTAATATCAATTTTAGTTTATCCGCTGAACAAAAAATTGTTTTAGAAATCTATGATATTCGAGGTAAGAAGGTTTCCACATTGCTTCAAGATAATCTTGAAGCCGGAAATCATAGTGTTATCTGGAATGGATATGATTCGAATAATAAAAAGGTAGCAAGTGGAATTTATTTCTATAAAATGAAAACTTTAAATTATACTTCTACCAAGAAAATGATTCTCCTTAAATAA